ggtcaaaataaactattttattgaaaaatataaataatttattttaaatatttgaaagtaaattaaaaaatcttgaTCGTATCAAATATTGATCATTCATGCCATAGTGCAAATCACAATGTCACTTTTTTTAATGGGACTCACGTACGTGTATTTTAAATTCCACTACAATTTTAATAAGTTATCAGTTgcagttttcttttaaatttgaaatataattttctaatcgAAATATGTTATACTATTTGATCATTTCCACCACACAGCTTCTACATCctatcttatttcatttttttcttcttttaaataagacttttgaataaatttatctaaatatattaaataaacatacattttaaactaatatataattttgaaattaactACAATTCAAAccatagaaataataaaatataaaataaaaatatctatttatgataaatatttcaaaacaaacagTATTGATTTAAATGTATCGTGGCTTATTTGACCTAATATATTATTGGCTTAACATTCTTTTCAGTTAAagctaaataaatatttatcaaaagaagtaaaaattgtttctctgtttttctatttctagattaaaatttcctttaaatttaaactttattagttaaaaaatataaactttttagttatattttaaaatgaaaaaaaatatgtttataaataataattaatttgatttgtaaaatattatgttagtgatgataaaacattaaaatataggtattccaaacaattaatcataaaataaaatataaaaaaaaaaacggaaaaAACAGGTAGGGATTGCTTGAAGCATTTGAAGTCTGAAGGAAGTAAACTTTATAAAGTgtaaagtaaaagagaaaaaaaaagaaaaaagagataaaaggaaaagaaatattatattaaaggaATCTAATAAAGtagaaaagttaaataattgtTCGAAGTAATTTTTGTCAACTTAACACGAAAATTCATAGAGAAACAAATTGATCTTGCATTCCTGCTATTGAGTTCTACTACTGTTATCATTTATTAACTAAACTATTCAACATGAACTTTGACATCTCAAAATTTCATAGTCATTTATGTTATAAATCTAAAATGAAATTCATTAACACTTCAATTAAACCATGCTTATTTTCTATGTAATTCTTCTTTGTTCATTCCTATGTTTAACTTCTGGATGTTCTTTGGTTTGTGGAAGATGGTCTGCAATGAATTCATCTAAGCTATTTCAGAATTCTGTATAGTATCAAAACTGCTAGTTACAACATCTGTTTGCTCTTTTTGCTATCAACAAGTTTCACTTACAACGTTTTGCCTATAATTTCACTCATCATACTGCTAAATCAGAAGTATGATATTCAGAACCAttctatatatttaaagatatgTGAAGGTCTACAACTCAATCATCATCACTACCAGAGATAGAAAATATGGAACCCTTCATTTGAGATTTTCCCTGCAGTAGTTTGCTATCTTTCAATATTCGGAAAGGAATTGTAGGATCATGCTTGGTGATAGAAACCCCAAGATTCCGTGAAGCTGAAAGAAGACGAGTTCCGATTCTTGATTTTCTACTTTTGCTCCTTGATAAAGGACGTTTAACAGGTttcaattttctgtttttgcttCTTGATTTTTTGGAAACCAATGGAGTATGCAAGACATGTGGAGATGTTTTGGGAGTGAAATGAGGCAGGGAATCTCTTTGTATCTTCAAGCAACCACGTTCTCTGGCGTTTGAATTAACTTCAATCTCACTATGCACAGCTCTAGAGGTAAGATCTGAGTTTGAAGAGCTGCTAAAATTGTCAATGCCATTGAaacttgtaaaatatttattgattataCCTGTGACTGATATCAATTGTGTTGACATCTTACTGTGGCTGCTTTGCATCGACTTAGGATGCAACTCAACcagattttcaaatttattctctGGCATTACATTTGAACTCTTAGCCATACCAGTAGGTTTGTCTCCAAATATGCAGGGATGTCTTTCTGACATTCCACTGGCTGCATTTTGATCTTGATTTTCATGAGAAATTTCATTTCCCTCCTGCTTCTTTGAAACAAGATTAGTGATTTCATGTTCTTCCACCAAACATGCACCAGGTTGGAaccctttcattttcttttcctcacTGTTACATCTTGTCTTGTCACCTTTGCAGATCATTAAGTCCTTATGTTTTGGTAGAACATCTTCATCACAGGGTGAACAAGGAGTACACAAGCCTTTTAAGTGCTTAACTTCCACATGAAGAAACCATGTTCCTAGCATCGCAGGGAAAGCAAACTTTATAGGAAAGGAATCAGGGAGGTAGTAGAAGAACGATTTTCGCTTCACCTGGGAGAATACGAATTAACTTATTGAGCACAAGCTTAATGTTCCAAAATTCATAAAAGGATACATAGATACCGAAACAGAAAGTAAAGTACTTACCATTAATCCATTGACTTGAATCTCTCCAATATCTGGTAAACAACTGAGGTGTGCTTTCTCAAAGTCTCCTGCAGAACAATCATTGTATCAAGTATTTTTCATGTCAAAACCTAACATACACCATGTTGAACTACAATTTCATTAATGTCTTTTTTTTGTGAATGATAACAATAGTCAAACCAACAGTACTACAGAACTTTAATTTATCCAAAAAAAGACTAACCAGAATCGGATACAAAGCATTTAATGGAAGACTCAAACTCGcataaaattagattttgaacATGCCCCGTCAAAACCTCCACCTTTATGAAGAAAGGAAAGATCATCACataagaaaaaacacaaaactaATGAACTCTTTCTTGTCTGAGTAAAACAAATTACAAGCAATGATGCACAAATACTTCAATTTATGTCACATATCCATGTCAAATACTAATACATATTCGTATCCCATACTTTAAATGAATGAAGTATGTATTCTGTAAAACAATAACACTTTTATGATAAcaataattaacaatttttttttttattttgacaacacttaatACACTTGATTTTGATTTGGATTCACACGATAGCTATCatatatttatcatgttttgaagtttttatacttttttgaatatacatatatcatatattgtatcctattattttgaaaacaagTGCATCAGCATATCATATACGTGTAAGAGAATGATAGTAGTACATGCATCTTGACCCTCGAGACTGA
This DNA window, taken from Vigna radiata var. radiata cultivar VC1973A chromosome 5, Vradiata_ver6, whole genome shotgun sequence, encodes the following:
- the LOC106761651 gene encoding uncharacterized protein LOC106761651 isoform X1, which produces MLLLTLHLHLSKVEVLTGHVQNLILCEFESSIKCFVSDSGDFEKAHLSCLPDIGEIQVNGLMVKRKSFFYYLPDSFPIKFAFPAMLGTWFLHVEVKHLKGLCTPCSPCDEDVLPKHKDLMICKGDKTRCNSEEKKMKGFQPGACLVEEHEITNLVSKKQEGNEISHENQDQNAASGMSERHPCIFGDKPTGMAKSSNVMPENKFENLVELHPKSMQSSHSKMSTQLISVTGIINKYFTSFNGIDNFSSSSNSDLTSRAVHSEIEVNSNARERGCLKIQRDSLPHFTPKTSPHVLHTPLVSKKSRSKNRKLKPVKRPLSRSKSRKSRIGTRLLSASRNLGVSITKHDPTIPFRILKDSKLLQGKSQMKGSIFSISGSDDD
- the LOC106761651 gene encoding uncharacterized protein LOC106761651 isoform X2; protein product: MSGEAPVTVFADTNLGTRIAFNASPNITSASLKRDFEKAHLSCLPDIGEIQVNGLMVKRKSFFYYLPDSFPIKFAFPAMLGTWFLHVEVKHLKGLCTPCSPCDEDVLPKHKDLMICKGDKTRCNSEEKKMKGFQPGACLVEEHEITNLVSKKQEGNEISHENQDQNAASGMSERHPCIFGDKPTGMAKSSNVMPENKFENLVELHPKSMQSSHSKMSTQLISVTGIINKYFTSFNGIDNFSSSSNSDLTSRAVHSEIEVNSNARERGCLKIQRDSLPHFTPKTSPHVLHTPLVSKKSRSKNRKLKPVKRPLSRSKSRKSRIGTRLLSASRNLGVSITKHDPTIPFRILKDSKLLQGKSQMKGSIFSISGSDDD
- the LOC106761651 gene encoding uncharacterized protein LOC106761651 isoform X3 — encoded protein: MVKRKSFFYYLPDSFPIKFAFPAMLGTWFLHVEVKHLKGLCTPCSPCDEDVLPKHKDLMICKGDKTRCNSEEKKMKGFQPGACLVEEHEITNLVSKKQEGNEISHENQDQNAASGMSERHPCIFGDKPTGMAKSSNVMPENKFENLVELHPKSMQSSHSKMSTQLISVTGIINKYFTSFNGIDNFSSSSNSDLTSRAVHSEIEVNSNARERGCLKIQRDSLPHFTPKTSPHVLHTPLVSKKSRSKNRKLKPVKRPLSRSKSRKSRIGTRLLSASRNLGVSITKHDPTIPFRILKDSKLLQGKSQMKGSIFSISGSDDD